In Archangium violaceum, the following are encoded in one genomic region:
- a CDS encoding GNAT family N-acetyltransferase, giving the protein MQPYRRFHSQYRERLALADGSWAELRMVRPEDAALLRDGFERLSPRSRFQRFMSAKPRLSQDELRYLTSVDGERHVALGAVTWSPVGREVGMGVARFFRLAEAPETAEVAITVVDDAQGKGLGRVLLERLVEAARERGVECFEFRVLAGNLAMYRLVQALAPCEPEQDDDALCFRVPLAAPARGGNELLRTLLALAAQGALTLIGPTCRRRMHLHAPPPVGYGESARSP; this is encoded by the coding sequence ATGCAGCCGTACCGTCGTTTTCATTCCCAGTACCGTGAGCGGTTGGCACTCGCGGATGGGTCGTGGGCGGAGCTGCGGATGGTGCGGCCCGAGGACGCGGCGCTGCTGCGCGACGGCTTCGAGCGGCTCTCCCCGCGCTCGCGCTTCCAGCGCTTCATGTCGGCCAAGCCCCGGCTGTCGCAGGACGAGCTGCGCTACCTCACGAGCGTGGATGGGGAGCGGCACGTGGCCCTCGGGGCGGTGACGTGGAGTCCCGTCGGCCGCGAGGTGGGGATGGGCGTGGCCCGGTTCTTCCGGCTGGCGGAGGCCCCCGAGACCGCCGAGGTGGCCATCACCGTGGTGGATGATGCCCAGGGCAAGGGGCTCGGCCGCGTCCTGCTGGAGCGGCTGGTGGAGGCCGCGCGCGAGCGGGGGGTGGAGTGCTTCGAGTTCCGGGTGCTGGCGGGCAACCTGGCCATGTACCGGCTCGTCCAGGCGCTCGCGCCGTGTGAGCCCGAGCAGGACGATGACGCGCTCTGCTTCCGCGTGCCGCTGGCCGCTCCGGCGCGCGGGGGGAACGAGCTGCTGCGCACGTTGCTGGCACTCGCGGCCCAGGGGGCGCTCACGCTCATCGGGCCCACGTGCCGCAGGAGAATGCACCTCCACGCGCCGCCCCCCGTGGGCTACGGGGAGTCGGCCCGCTCCCCCTGA